A window of the Diabrotica undecimpunctata isolate CICGRU chromosome 1, icDiaUnde3, whole genome shotgun sequence genome harbors these coding sequences:
- the Bdp1 gene encoding uncharacterized protein Bdp1 codes for MASRRSRIKGIANIPQRRKATNEENKLKLTESEAGENEKISENKAVTFENTNNGNSISNDATEINLPKPETLTQIVKETFNNGVTNIENEAQQNSKDCDKNLTPTNEPPKPTNILKRKFIRAPVSLNAIKNRKKPSQESLEKEIDSQVNETVETNKNKVLDNFEQGSNNLNCTLIKDFDKDKNEEVSATYDIQNQLPKEDNIGNLFQKPVPLFSNIQHSDTEYPLPPPSPNKANRSRIKAIPRLAQRKHSFSASESEDESRKINRIRNDSVCSTTSMVAEPITECFSPQRTRDPVFTSQVKKVIARSEQTRKLAEDRIDFYRRFGAKKPERHRLKMADLIFYNPDSNPMTNEENIKNNEEPMEEMADDPNGEAVDDPIKKDSTTKSDEENEMPVPQIKIGPSGEIILDEQSLVVERKEVQRQREEMEKTKIIDADRMKTGYGIYKKHKRTKAWTHEETIMFYTVLNTVGTDFMAVTEFFPNRSRRDVKAKFKKEEKVNRHLIDKALGEPYRFDLDDLKHDIAAKLREQEELRKQRELETKRKEERQKELLEEKKREMEMRKLKIPKPSNNKNHTDDVKNVKEEIKTCAKETKEIEKIAIRKKEATQDTEGPKVTVKKESHRKPKPKKPRKEKLSIKMYMSDSDADESDLATQSESDDDVILSHKPTRSGRIPKLTQRYEDEVSLNSLIKEKENSRIPNCAELKNVEPGSVMIITEDGPNGEPIYKIFMVTPEQQATPLNIPSDDVAKVIQLRKGYTAHNIMTISANATTDEEDENSVENNFTIPEDKNVTTLKSCDENSVDMTSEQNITIPADASVTNLRSIVDNDTVENVISEQNITIPADASVTNLRSRVDNDTVENDLKYEVSSPTRILHDNDLQTSIGYENIDASSENIKIIATEPIILDNPTQSTIPDSVCFIGDERSENLHESNTQICVANSDKRTENFKVLATESSVLDDSGIQDNYIVLDTQQSDLPINTEIVFRVNNDGMCSKEIGEDADQHLRQVLLNTVEMSAE; via the exons ATGGCTTCTAGACGAAGTAGAATTAAAGGAATTGCAAATATTCCTCAACGACGGAAAGCTACCAATGAAGAAAATAAGTTAAAGTTGACAGAAAGTGAGGCAGgtgaaaatgaaaaaatatccgaaaataaagCTGTGACATTCgaaaacactaataatggcaattCAATTAGTAATGATGCAACCGAAATTAATCTTCCGAAACCCGAAACACTAACGCAAATTGTTAAAGAAACATTTAATAATGGAGTAACGAATATCGAAAATGAAGCGCAACAGAATTCAAAGGACTGTGATAAAAACCTAACCCCAACAAATGAACCTCCTAAACCAACAAATATACTCAAAAGAAAGTTTATTAGAGCACCAGTTTCATTAAACGCAATTAAAAACCGGAAGAAACCTTCGCAAGAAAGCTTAGAAAAAGAAATAGATAGCCAAGTAAATGAAACTgtagaaacaaataaaaacaagGTATTAGATAACTTTGAGCAAGGTTCTAATAATTTGAATTGTACATTAATTAAAGATTTTGATAAAGATAAAAATGAGGAAGTATCAGCAACTTATGATATACAAAATCAGTTACCCAAAGAAGATAATATTG gaaatttatttcaaaaaccTGTACCTTTATTTAGCAATATTCAACATTCTGATACAGAATACCCTCTACCTCCACCAAGTCCTAATAAGGCAAATAGATCTAGGATAAAAGCCATACCTAGATTAGCACAACGTAAACATAGCTTTAGTGCCAGTGAGTCTGAGGATGAAAGTCGAAAAATAAATAGGATAAGAAATGATTCA gtTTGCTCAACGACTTCTATGGTGGCAGAACCCATCACGGAATGTTTTTCTCCTCAGCGAACTAGAGACCCAGTGTTCACTTCACAAGTCAAAAAAGTTATCGCCCGTTCTGAACAAACCCGTAAACTTGCCGAAGATCGTATCGATTTTTACAGAAGATTTGGTGCAAAAAAACCTGAGAGACATAGACTGAAAATGGCAGATCTTATATTTTATAATCCCGATTCGAATCCTATGAC gaacgaagaaaacataaaaaataatgaagagCCAATGGAGGAGATGGCAGACGATCCTAATGGCGAAGCTGTTGATGATCCCATAAAGAAGGATAGCACTACTAAAAGTGATGAAGAAAATGAGATGCCAGTACCGCAAATTAAAATAGGACCTTCTGGAGAAATTATATTAGATGAACAAAGTTTGGTTGTTGAAAGAAAGGAAGTGCAAAGGCAAAG GGAGGAGATGGAAAAAACCAAAATCATTGACGCGGACCGAATGAAAACTGGATATGGTATCTATAAAAAACATAAACGGACAAAAGCCTGGACTCATGAGGAAACAATAATGTTTTACACAGTTCTAAACACTGTAGGTACAGACTTTATGGCAGTAACGGAATTTTTCCCGAACAGAAGTCGGCGAGATGTAAAAGCCAAGTTCAAAAAGGAGGAGAAAGTCAACAGACATTTAATAGATAAAGCTTTGGGAGAACCCTACCGGTTTGATCTTGATGATTTGAAACACGACATAGCAGCAAAATTACGAGAGCAAGAAGAACTAAGAAAGCAAAGAGAGTTGGAGACCAAGCGAAAAGAAGAACGACAAAAGGAACTACTCGAAGAAAAGAAAAGAG aaatggAAATGAGAAAACTGAAGATCCCAAAACCGTCCAATAATAAAAACCATACGGATGATGTAAAAAACGTAAAAGAAGAGATAAAAACATGTGCTAAAGAAACCAAAGAAATCGAGAAAATAGCAATTCGAAAAAAAGAAGCAACACAAGACACAGAAGGGCCAAAAGTTACAGTTAAAAAAGAAAGTCATCGCAAACCAAAACCAAAGAAGCCCAGGAAAGAGAAGCTTAGTATAAAAATGTACATGTCAGACAGTGACGCCGATGAATCAGATTTAGCAACCCAAAGTGAATCAGATGATGATGTTATACTATCTCACAAACCTACTAGATCTGGAAGAATACCAAAATTAACCCAAAGGTACGAAGATGAAGTTAGCCTTAATTCTCTAATAAAGGAAAAGGAAAATAGTAGGATACCCAACTGTGCTGAACTCAAAAACGTAGAGCCAGGCTCAGTGATGATTATAACTGAAGATGGTCCTAATGGTGAACCAATCTACAAAATATTCATGGTAACCCCTGAACAACAAGCTACTCCATTGAATATTCCATCGGATGACGTTGCCAAAGTCATTCAATTGAGGAAAGGATACACTGCTCATAACATCATGACAATATCTGCTAATGCCACTACGGATGAGGAAGATGAAAACTCCGTTGAAAATAACTTTACCATACCTGAAGATAAAAATGTTACTACACTTAAAAGTTGTGACGAGAATAGTGTAGATATGACTTCGGAACAAAATATAACTATACCTGCAGATGCCAGTGTGACAAATCTCAGGAGTATAGTAGACAATGATACTGTAGAAAATGTGATTTCGGAACAAAATATAACTATACCTGCAGATGCCAGTGTGACAAATCTCAGGAGTAGAGTAGACAATGATACTGTCGAAAATGACTTGAAATATGAGGTCTCCAGTCCCACAAGGATATTGCATGATAATGACCTTCAAACAAGCATAGGATATGAAAACATAGATGCATCTTccgaaaatataaaaattatagcaACAGAGCCAATAATCTTGGATAATCCAACACAATCTACAATACCTGATTCTGTTTGCTTTATAGGGGACGAAAGAAGTGAAAACCTACATgagagtaatacccaaatatgTGTAGCTAACAGTGATAAACGTACCGAAAACTTTAAAGTTTTAGCAACAGAGTCGTCCGTATTGGATGATTCCGGCATCCAAGACAATTATATCGTTTTAGATACACAACAAAGTGACTTACCGATAAATACTGAGATAGTTTTTAGAGTAAATAATGATGGTATGTGTTCAAAAGAAATTGGTGAAGATGCTGATCAGCATCTTCGCCAAGTTCTTTTGAACACTGTTGAAATGTCCGCTGAATAG